A genome region from Acaryochloris marina S15 includes the following:
- a CDS encoding RNA-binding protein — protein MSIYVGNLSYYVTEQDLNTAFAEYGTIKKVSLPTDRETGWKRGFGFVEMGDDTEEAKAIEELEGAEWLGRTLKVNKAKPRENRGGGGNFGGGRR, from the coding sequence ATGTCGATTTACGTTGGTAACCTCTCCTATTACGTTACAGAGCAAGATCTAAATACCGCTTTTGCCGAATATGGAACCATCAAAAAGGTTAGCCTTCCTACTGACCGAGAAACAGGATGGAAGAGAGGATTTGGTTTTGTTGAAATGGGTGATGATACCGAAGAAGCTAAAGCCATAGAAGAACTTGAGGGGGCTGAATGGCTGGGCCGCACCCTGAAAGTAAACAAGGCAAAGCCTCGTGAGAATAGAGGTGGTGGTGGTAACTTTGGTGGTGGACGACGCTAG
- a CDS encoding ISKra4 family transposase — translation MDYELRVVVEKVSVSSQEVLKRDTLKVYDIKSPESILELGLRHEEQISLLEKIQNSVLAVQSTLIKTGYDVCPRCGDKLKKMGFTPSKFHAVFSDHKVRIQKHKCLNPDCKWQSTPSTASVFGTCIHPDLAKLQCEQGALYSFRQAETNLEQLTVHRRPVNNHNKIKLLTNEVGATLAQENLKPLATPKGTAIAQEITLQVDGGHIPDKDKDKRSFEALSAVVYRPENIIEVDSHHRQIKDKSCALSAQDDELATMKLFTLNAARKQGMTKKTKVTALADGAQNCWSVILSLAPHCKNLLCILDWFHLAMRFQNVRGAVDDTFEKTLEGVKWKLWHGKSDEALQKLELLMNNITDSKKRSKLKKLYNYLENNQAYLVNYEERDKQGLSYTSQVAESHIDTIINDRFKRTKKMQWTHDGAHNILQIRGMITSNEWDENWQVPVISALTVAA, via the coding sequence ATGGATTACGAATTACGGGTAGTCGTTGAGAAAGTATCCGTCAGTTCTCAAGAGGTCTTAAAACGTGACACTCTTAAAGTTTATGACATTAAGTCACCAGAATCCATTTTAGAGTTAGGTCTGCGTCATGAAGAGCAAATCTCACTGTTAGAAAAGATTCAGAACTCTGTTTTAGCCGTGCAATCAACCTTGATTAAAACAGGCTATGATGTTTGCCCAAGATGTGGGGATAAGCTCAAAAAGATGGGATTTACGCCCTCTAAATTTCATGCTGTTTTCAGTGATCATAAAGTCCGCATCCAAAAACACAAATGTCTTAATCCAGACTGTAAATGGCAAAGTACCCCTTCAACGGCCTCTGTCTTTGGCACTTGTATTCACCCAGATTTAGCGAAACTGCAATGTGAGCAAGGTGCTTTATACAGCTTCCGACAAGCCGAGACTAATTTGGAGCAGTTGACGGTTCATCGCCGTCCGGTCAATAACCATAACAAAATCAAGCTGCTCACCAATGAAGTGGGGGCAACCTTAGCCCAAGAGAATCTCAAACCATTGGCAACACCCAAAGGTACTGCCATTGCACAAGAGATTACCCTCCAAGTAGATGGGGGGCATATCCCTGACAAAGATAAGGATAAACGTAGCTTTGAAGCGCTCTCTGCTGTTGTTTACCGGCCAGAGAATATCATCGAAGTGGATAGTCATCATCGTCAGATCAAGGATAAAAGCTGTGCCCTCTCAGCCCAAGATGACGAACTAGCGACCATGAAGCTCTTTACGCTCAATGCAGCCCGAAAGCAGGGTATGACGAAAAAGACTAAGGTCACGGCTTTAGCCGATGGTGCTCAAAATTGTTGGTCAGTGATTTTAAGCTTGGCTCCACACTGCAAAAATCTTCTGTGTATATTGGATTGGTTTCATCTTGCCATGCGATTTCAGAATGTCAGAGGGGCGGTAGATGACACCTTCGAAAAAACCTTAGAGGGAGTGAAGTGGAAATTGTGGCATGGCAAGTCGGATGAGGCGTTGCAGAAATTAGAACTGCTGATGAACAATATTACTGATTCAAAGAAGCGCTCAAAACTGAAGAAGTTATATAACTATCTAGAGAACAATCAAGCCTATCTAGTAAATTATGAAGAGCGCGATAAACAGGGCCTAAGTTACACCAGTCAAGTGGCAGAATCTCATATCGATACGATTATCAATGACCGCTTTAAACGAACTAAGAAAATGCAGTGGACTCATGATGGTGCTCATAATATCTTGCAGATTAGAGGGATGATCACCAGTAATGAATGGGATGAAAACTGGCAAGTACCTGTAATCTCAGCCTTGACAGTAGCTGCATAA
- a CDS encoding caspase family protein: MEREALVIGIPEYDNFSSLPKTTIDAEAVATLLEKYGGFRVERLPKKLNPDKTGQTTKADKVTYKQLATALKAFIQRANNKYALIYFTGHGFTEQSLLGRTRGFLCPSDCSIKHNDEGIISSQVNGLDFEELNHSLEQAQFSQLVLLLDCCHSGYFIERYQVENGLKTFLGSKDFYLITACLSSETAKAIISKENSVFSGAVIRGLSQENQDHDGKISASRLFDFIQRELKSRLQEPLHLGSGSSINLLTYGNIESSTPVILDGNGEPQCPYRGLSPFEVEHEKFYFGRRAEVQEIIQKLYCFSFVSIIGASGSGKSSLVKAGLIPHLEDEWHILNSIKPDARPIVNLGQAIGSLFELSCDRKQIIELLEKDGISPVLEMLSKTTLMNSGKQKILLVIDQFEEVFTICVSGKERSQFIECMAAVKAHDNSPLSIVMTIRSEFTHDLFQVYNNLFQRNKDSILWLGQLQGEDLREAIKLPAMNQGYTLEAGLMELLVNDVQAEMNFLPLLEFALTELWDRREKARKELPLRTYMDMNRLSGALDKRAEDVYNDALRTEDERSWIKRIFLELVRFGIQGIDTRERKTRKSLIAMGPTPTEQSVIDKVIEVLIQGRLLASTNEHEIDLVHETLMSGWKRFSKWRKENREDKLLVQQLGDAVTEWQREGDSFLLQGGASKG; this comes from the coding sequence ATGGAAAGGGAAGCACTCGTAATTGGAATTCCTGAATATGACAACTTCAGTTCTCTACCAAAAACTACAATAGATGCTGAGGCTGTGGCAACACTGCTCGAAAAATATGGAGGCTTTAGAGTTGAGCGTTTACCCAAAAAATTAAATCCTGATAAAACTGGTCAAACCACTAAAGCAGATAAAGTTACTTATAAGCAGCTAGCAACTGCTCTCAAAGCTTTTATCCAAAGAGCTAATAACAAATACGCACTTATTTATTTCACTGGCCATGGATTTACAGAGCAGAGCTTATTAGGAAGGACACGGGGGTTTCTATGTCCATCTGATTGCTCTATCAAACATAATGATGAAGGCATTATTTCTAGTCAAGTGAATGGTTTAGATTTTGAAGAATTAAACCATTCACTTGAGCAAGCACAATTCAGCCAACTGGTATTGCTACTGGATTGTTGTCATAGTGGATATTTTATTGAAAGATATCAAGTTGAGAATGGCTTAAAAACATTCTTAGGATCAAAAGATTTTTATCTGATCACTGCTTGTTTAAGTAGTGAAACTGCAAAAGCGATCATAAGCAAAGAGAACAGCGTTTTTTCTGGAGCAGTTATCCGTGGTCTCTCACAAGAGAATCAAGATCATGATGGAAAGATCAGTGCCAGTCGTCTATTCGATTTTATTCAAAGAGAGTTGAAGAGCCGACTCCAAGAACCTCTACACCTAGGTTCTGGTAGTTCAATTAATCTATTAACATACGGAAATATTGAATCAAGCACACCCGTAATTCTCGATGGCAACGGTGAACCACAATGTCCCTATCGAGGTTTATCTCCTTTTGAAGTTGAACACGAAAAATTTTATTTTGGACGAAGAGCTGAAGTACAAGAAATCATCCAAAAACTGTATTGCTTCTCGTTCGTATCCATTATTGGAGCATCAGGGAGTGGTAAGTCTTCGTTAGTAAAGGCTGGGTTAATTCCCCATCTTGAAGATGAATGGCATATTTTGAATTCTATTAAACCAGATGCTCGACCTATAGTTAATTTAGGTCAAGCAATTGGCAGTCTGTTCGAACTATCCTGTGATCGTAAACAGATCATAGAACTGCTTGAAAAAGATGGTATTTCACCAGTTTTAGAGATGTTATCAAAGACTACTTTAATGAATTCAGGGAAGCAGAAAATATTGCTAGTGATTGATCAGTTTGAAGAGGTTTTTACTATCTGTGTTTCTGGTAAAGAAAGATCGCAATTTATTGAGTGTATGGCTGCGGTAAAAGCTCATGATAATTCTCCTTTATCTATTGTAATGACGATAAGATCTGAGTTTACACATGATCTTTTTCAAGTCTACAACAATCTTTTTCAGAGGAATAAAGATTCAATACTTTGGTTGGGTCAACTACAAGGAGAGGACTTGCGGGAGGCTATTAAACTACCAGCAATGAATCAAGGTTATACCCTGGAGGCAGGGTTAATGGAATTGCTTGTGAATGATGTTCAGGCTGAAATGAACTTTCTGCCCTTGCTAGAATTTGCATTAACTGAATTATGGGATAGACGAGAAAAAGCTAGAAAAGAGCTTCCGCTTCGTACTTATATGGATATGAATCGCTTGTCAGGAGCATTAGATAAGCGTGCGGAAGATGTATATAACGATGCTTTAAGAACAGAAGATGAACGTTCCTGGATTAAGCGCATTTTTTTGGAGTTAGTTCGTTTTGGTATACAAGGTATAGATACAAGAGAGCGCAAAACTCGTAAAAGTCTAATAGCAATGGGACCAACCCCAACAGAACAAAGTGTAATTGACAAGGTAATTGAAGTCCTCATACAAGGCCGGCTATTAGCATCAACCAATGAGCATGAAATTGACTTGGTCCATGAAACCTTAATGTCTGGCTGGAAACGCTTCTCTAAGTGGCGGAAAGAGAATCGTGAGGACAAACTATTAGTTCAGCAACTTGGGGATGCCGTGACAGAATGGCAACGTGAAGGAGACTCTTTTCTATTACAAGGGGGGGCTAGCAAAGGTTAG
- a CDS encoding TRADD-N-associated membrane domain-containing protein — MQRVISVVYISWIFINTPITPAYAQPSQEVIQSPGTKKNRTIRQPILLSQQRFTKSGSNEPEPVYIDLGKSDNFFKIILSLIGSSIAVISLPISKLISKNIDRKSALQESKKINEIAELVKAESKIENVALARTIAEKSLGEDTILEIKEKIQSIEIEVSELNRPIKSAIEGLVRNYHSQALRQSAIQFYFSLIAATFGFGLIIYAGIETLDSRDSGKIINTIPGAVISGVSALFFKQAEETRKRATDLYDRLRSDERQLKAISIASQIESQEVRSLVQAQLVLHLADIETANPLDLSSKIPNLITSKVLKSDEA; from the coding sequence ATGCAAAGAGTGATTTCGGTTGTTTATATTAGCTGGATATTTATAAATACTCCTATTACACCAGCATATGCTCAGCCTTCTCAAGAAGTGATACAGTCGCCTGGAACTAAAAAAAATAGAACAATAAGACAACCAATATTATTAAGTCAACAGAGATTTACTAAGTCAGGAAGTAACGAACCTGAACCGGTATACATAGATCTCGGGAAAAGCGATAATTTCTTTAAAATAATTCTTAGTTTAATCGGGTCATCTATTGCAGTTATATCTCTCCCTATTTCTAAATTAATTAGCAAAAATATTGATAGAAAATCTGCACTCCAAGAGTCAAAAAAGATTAATGAAATTGCAGAACTTGTTAAGGCTGAATCAAAAATAGAAAATGTTGCTCTTGCCAGAACAATTGCTGAGAAATCTTTAGGCGAAGATACAATATTAGAAATTAAAGAAAAGATACAAAGTATTGAGATTGAAGTATCAGAATTAAATAGACCAATTAAGTCGGCAATAGAAGGTTTGGTTAGAAACTATCATTCACAAGCTCTCAGGCAATCTGCAATTCAATTCTACTTTAGTTTAATAGCAGCAACTTTTGGTTTTGGTCTCATCATATATGCAGGAATAGAAACATTAGATTCGAGAGACTCAGGAAAGATTATAAATACTATCCCAGGTGCAGTAATTAGCGGTGTCTCAGCACTATTTTTTAAGCAAGCTGAGGAAACTAGAAAGAGAGCCACAGATTTATATGATCGTCTACGTTCTGATGAAAGACAATTAAAGGCAATCTCCATTGCTAGTCAAATAGAAAGTCAGGAAGTTCGTTCACTTGTACAAGCGCAATTAGTGCTACACCTTGCAGATATAGAAACTGCGAACCCATTAGATCTCAGCTCTAAAATCCCTAATTTAATAACATCGAAAGTCTTAAAAAGTGATGAAGCTTAG
- a CDS encoding DUF2306 domain-containing protein → MISLKKSEWIILIGLLLLSFVPCVGGIFRLVDLLSSSGLVPENPRIQLAPIPVVFHILTAVPYCILGAFQFLPSVIRRYPKWHRLAGRLLVLAGMISALSGLWMTHYYSFPDELQGVLLYCVRIIVGFAMIAYILLGLAAVLKQRFVQHRAWMIRAYALGQGAGTQVFITIPWLLTVGEPSGLTRDLLMTFAWIINIIVAERVINNRSNGIGSGTKLGNS, encoded by the coding sequence ATGATAAGTCTAAAGAAATCAGAATGGATCATCTTGATCGGATTACTTCTACTTAGCTTTGTCCCTTGTGTAGGTGGAATATTTCGACTGGTGGACCTGCTTAGCAGTTCAGGATTAGTACCTGAAAATCCGAGAATACAGTTAGCACCAATTCCAGTTGTATTCCACATCTTGACCGCTGTTCCATATTGCATTCTTGGAGCCTTTCAGTTTCTTCCCAGTGTTATAAGAAGGTATCCAAAATGGCATCGGCTAGCAGGTCGGCTATTGGTTCTAGCAGGTATGATTTCCGCCCTTTCGGGGTTGTGGATGACTCACTATTACTCCTTCCCTGATGAGCTTCAGGGAGTCCTACTTTATTGTGTTCGTATTATCGTTGGATTCGCCATGATTGCATATATTTTACTAGGACTAGCAGCGGTTCTAAAACAGCGGTTTGTGCAACACCGAGCTTGGATGATCCGTGCGTATGCACTAGGTCAAGGAGCAGGAACGCAAGTATTTATTACAATACCGTGGTTATTGACTGTTGGAGAGCCAAGTGGGCTTACTCGAGATCTATTAATGACGTTTGCCTGGATTATCAACATAATCGTAGCCGAGAGGGTGATTAATAACCGAAGTAACGGGATTGGATCTGGTACAAAACTGGGTAACAGCTGA
- a CDS encoding ISKra4 family transposase (programmed frameshift) has product MNSEKAAQLKIHLDAIAQLLYEESDPADMKTLEGIEMTVRQQIQTHVSPELGPFFIRTATGTAAGRNRKLKSTLGVLTVTTHQAQHLAVSSYRQISPHLENCCLRISANVSYAQAAQDVAYLTGIQIAAKTQQRLVHQQQFPEPQAHEVLTEVSVDGGKVRIRTPAGQPCQWKDYKTLATEVGLIADYHNNARLIGWTHQQPLASPVTCLGDGHDGIWNIVSQLSIPEQRREILDWYHLVENLHKVGGSLKRLHQAEQLLWQGKVDETLALFESLKKKQAQVFCNYVRKHRHRIVNYDYYQSEQICSIGSGAVESAIKQISRRVKISGAQWNESNVPQVLAHRCAYLNGLIGMQR; this is encoded by the exons ATGAACTCAGAAAAAGCAGCTCAACTCAAAATCCATCTCGATGCGATAGCTCAATTACTCTACGAGGAAAGCGATCCAGCAGACATGAAGACGCTAGAAGGGATTGAGATGACGGTGCGTCAGCAAATCCAGACCCATGTCAGTCCCGAACTCGGTC CATTTTTTATCCGCACAGCTACTGGCACAGCAGCAGGCCGTAACCGAAAGCTGAAAAGCACCTTGGGTGTTCTAACCGTTACAACTCACCAGGCACAGCATCTCGCTGTTTCCTCCTATCGTCAAATCAGTCCTCATTTAGAGAATTGTTGTTTACGCATCAGTGCGAATGTCTCCTACGCTCAAGCCGCTCAAGATGTGGCTTATTTAACCGGGATTCAGATTGCAGCCAAAACTCAGCAACGATTAGTCCATCAACAACAGTTTCCTGAGCCCCAGGCCCACGAAGTTTTAACCGAAGTAAGTGTAGATGGTGGCAAAGTGCGCATCCGCACCCCTGCAGGACAACCTTGTCAGTGGAAAGACTATAAAACCCTGGCAACAGAGGTGGGACTCATCGCGGATTATCACAATAATGCCCGCCTCATTGGCTGGACTCACCAGCAACCGTTAGCCTCCCCAGTGACCTGCTTAGGGGATGGTCATGATGGCATTTGGAACATTGTTAGTCAGCTGAGCATACCTGAGCAACGACGAGAAATTCTGGACTGGTACCATCTGGTGGAAAATCTTCATAAGGTCGGTGGATCTCTCAAACGTCTGCACCAGGCGGAACAACTCTTATGGCAGGGGAAGGTTGATGAAACCTTGGCTCTGTTTGAGTCGTTGAAGAAAAAGCAGGCCCAAGTCTTTTGCAACTATGTTCGCAAACATCGGCATCGGATCGTCAATTATGACTATTACCAGAGTGAGCAAATTTGTTCCATTGGCTCTGGAGCTGTTGAATCTGCTATCAAACAGATTAGTCGCAGAGTCAAAATTTCAGGGGCGCAGTGGAATGAAAGCAATGTTCCGCAAGTGCTTGCACATCGGTGTGCTTATCTCAATGGTTTAATTGGCATGCAAAGGTGA
- a CDS encoding helix-turn-helix transcriptional regulator: MSDYRINNNIRKLRFFHNEITQQELAKRVGVTRQTINALEKGKYSPSLELAFRIALAFGVPLNEVFSYDLDDTIK; the protein is encoded by the coding sequence ATGAGTGATTACAGAATTAATAACAATATCCGCAAACTACGTTTTTTCCATAATGAAATAACACAACAAGAACTAGCAAAGCGTGTTGGGGTTACCAGACAAACTATTAACGCGTTAGAAAAAGGAAAATATTCGCCATCATTGGAACTGGCATTTCGCATCGCGCTTGCATTTGGTGTGCCTCTTAATGAAGTATTCTCATACGATCTTGACGACACGATCAAATAG
- a CDS encoding DUF6876 family protein, which yields MITAENLQIELAHCHCSETHYKHWLGILYTEGIRTLAMKGECYWLLDAVASHQPGKAIKSNPNLQDFQLWMLTVNDDHSAVLACYEDSPSTCAPVITQDIPSTDFPLSEIKLYVEYGVLLLPSEH from the coding sequence ATGATTACCGCTGAAAATCTTCAGATCGAACTCGCCCATTGTCATTGCAGTGAAACCCACTATAAGCACTGGCTAGGAATCCTTTACACAGAAGGCATTAGAACCCTTGCTATGAAGGGGGAATGCTACTGGCTCTTAGATGCTGTAGCTAGTCATCAACCTGGCAAAGCTATCAAGAGTAACCCCAACCTCCAAGACTTCCAACTCTGGATGCTGACTGTCAATGATGACCATAGTGCAGTCTTAGCCTGCTACGAGGACAGCCCCAGCACTTGCGCTCCCGTCATTACCCAAGACATCCCTTCCACTGATTTCCCACTGTCCGAAATCAAGCTCTACGTGGAATATGGCGTATTGCTGCTGCCTTCTGAACACTAA
- a CDS encoding RidA family protein, with the protein MNKKLINPPELFDGAPYGMSQATIETQSGLIFLSGQVDWNHQYETTEQSVEGQMRKALANLTIALENAGSSIDKLLRARIYIRGEFGEYSNEIMPILANFFGESRPAITCIGVASLASPETLVEVEAIAFC; encoded by the coding sequence ATGAATAAAAAACTAATCAATCCCCCAGAATTGTTTGATGGTGCTCCATATGGTATGTCCCAAGCTACGATCGAGACTCAATCGGGACTTATTTTTCTCTCTGGTCAAGTAGATTGGAATCATCAATATGAAACGACAGAACAGTCTGTTGAAGGTCAGATGCGAAAGGCACTCGCTAATTTGACAATTGCCTTGGAAAACGCGGGGTCATCAATCGATAAATTATTGCGAGCTCGTATTTATATTCGAGGCGAATTTGGTGAATACTCAAACGAAATTATGCCTATTTTAGCTAATTTCTTTGGCGAATCACGTCCTGCCATAACATGCATTGGAGTTGCTTCTCTGGCTTCTCCAGAAACTCTTGTGGAAGTCGAAGCAATCGCTTTTTGTTAG
- a CDS encoding WD40 repeat domain-containing protein yields the protein MKETLFYYKGGLAKVRERWSTLHKIVTPLVRDFYQCSIDKEVEKIEILEKALREAELREQAWKVMCLIPTNLHEAAALAIQNTQKSDELIYGEVLAPVQGNLRTISDKIVELYCYQDHGVPCLSVAFSPNGQQIVGGDDDGNLWLWNTFETSSGVPFHGHTASVGSVAFSPDGQKIISGSDDKTLRLWDSHGNQIGDLFRGHKSSVWTVAFNPNSRTIVSGSADGTLRLWDLQGNTIGKPFDCHGITVLSVAFSPNGQYIVSGSKDKTLRLWDLQGNTIGKPFYGHDDFVFSVAFNPNGQQIVSGSADGTLRLWDLQGDTIGKPFHGHTASVGSVAFSPDGQKIISGSDDGTVRIWDIFGHPICKPLHGHANSVLSVAFCYDCQTVVSSGDDKTVRLWDIKNHTISTLQGHIGMAWSVAFSPNGQQIVSGSNDKTVRLWDTQGNSIRDPFHGHTDSVLSVAFSPNGQQIVSGSNDGTLRLWDTLGNPIGKPLRSLTDSVLSVAFSPNGQQIVSGGNDRTLRLWDLQGNPIGEPFDDHTDSILSVAFSPNGKQIVSGSNDRTLRLWDLQGNPIGEPFYGHTASVLSVAFSPNGKQIVSGSNDRTLRLWDLQGNPIGEPFYGHTDSVRAVAFSPDGQMIISGSSDQTLQLWDVKGNPIGEPLRGHTASVLSVAFSPDGQIIISSSSDFTLRIWRGGVWRDWLAICCNRFRNHSHFKHPTREPFLSARQICQDRVGS from the coding sequence GTGAAGGAGACTCTTTTCTATTACAAGGGGGGGCTAGCAAAGGTTAGAGAAAGGTGGTCAACTCTCCATAAGATAGTCACACCTCTAGTTCGAGATTTTTATCAATGCAGCATTGATAAAGAAGTAGAGAAAATTGAAATTCTAGAGAAGGCTTTGAGGGAAGCGGAGTTACGAGAACAAGCCTGGAAAGTTATGTGTCTCATTCCTACTAACCTCCATGAGGCTGCAGCCTTGGCAATACAAAATACACAAAAGAGCGACGAACTTATCTATGGAGAAGTGCTTGCTCCTGTACAGGGGAATTTAAGAACTATTAGCGACAAGATTGTAGAACTATACTGCTATCAAGACCACGGAGTTCCTTGTCTATCTGTAGCCTTTAGTCCCAATGGCCAGCAAATTGTGGGTGGTGATGATGATGGGAACCTATGGTTATGGAATACATTTGAAACTTCCAGTGGCGTACCTTTCCATGGTCATACTGCTTCTGTGGGGTCCGTTGCCTTTAGCCCTGATGGTCAGAAGATTATTAGTGGTAGTGATGATAAAACACTTCGACTATGGGATTCGCATGGTAATCAAATTGGCGATCTTTTTCGTGGTCATAAGTCTTCTGTTTGGACTGTAGCCTTTAACCCAAACAGTCGGACAATTGTTAGTGGAAGTGCTGACGGAACTCTAAGGCTATGGGATCTACAAGGAAATACTATTGGTAAACCTTTTGACTGCCACGGGATTACAGTACTTTCCGTAGCTTTTAGTCCTAATGGCCAATACATTGTCAGTGGTAGTAAAGATAAAACTTTAAGGCTATGGGATTTACAAGGAAATACTATTGGTAAACCTTTTTATGGTCATGATGATTTTGTTTTTTCAGTGGCCTTTAATCCTAATGGTCAGCAAATTGTTAGTGGTAGTGCTGATGGAACTCTAAGGCTATGGGATCTACAAGGAGATACTATTGGTAAACCTTTCCATGGTCATACTGCTTCTGTGGGGTCCGTTGCCTTTAGCCCTGATGGTCAGAAGATTATTAGTGGTAGTGATGATGGGACCGTACGGATATGGGATATATTCGGACACCCCATTTGTAAACCTCTTCATGGTCATGCTAATTCTGTTCTGTCTGTTGCCTTTTGCTATGATTGCCAGACAGTGGTCAGTAGTGGAGATGATAAAACAGTTCGACTATGGGATATAAAAAACCATACTATTTCTACTCTCCAAGGCCATATTGGTATGGCTTGGTCCGTAGCCTTTAGTCCTAATGGCCAACAAATTGTCAGTGGTAGTAATGACAAAACAGTTCGACTATGGGATACACAAGGCAATTCTATTAGAGACCCTTTTCATGGTCATACTGATTCTGTTTTGTCCGTAGCCTTTAGTCCTAATGGCCAACAAATTGTCAGTGGTAGTAATGATGGAACTTTGAGATTATGGGATACGCTGGGCAATCCTATTGGTAAACCTCTTCGAAGTCTTACTGATTCTGTTTTGTCCGTAGCCTTTAGTCCTAATGGCCAACAAATTGTCAGTGGTGGTAATGATAGGACTTTGAGATTATGGGATTTACAAGGAAATCCTATTGGTGAACCTTTTGATGATCATACTGATTCTATTTTGTCCGTAGCCTTTAGTCCTAATGGCAAACAAATTGTCAGTGGTAGTAATGATAGAACTTTGAGATTATGGGATTTACAAGGAAATCCTATTGGTGAACCTTTTTATGGTCATACTGCTTCTGTTTTGTCCGTAGCCTTTAGTCCTAATGGCAAACAAATTGTCAGTGGTAGTAATGATAGAACTTTGAGATTATGGGATTTACAAGGAAATCCTATTGGTGAACCTTTTTATGGTCATACTGATTCTGTTAGAGCTGTAGCCTTCAGCCCAGATGGTCAGATGATCATTAGTGGTAGCTCTGATCAGACCCTACAATTGTGGGATGTGAAAGGTAATCCTATTGGTGAACCTCTTCGAGGTCATACTGCTTCTGTTTTGTCAGTAGCTTTTAGCCCAGATGGTCAGATTATTATTAGTAGTAGTTCTGACTTTACCCTGCGAATATGGCGAGGTGGAGTTTGGCGTGACTGGTTAGCTATCTGTTGCAATCGATTTCGAAATCATTCTCATTTCAAACATCCTACAAGAGAGCCTTTTCTCTCGGCTCGTCAGATCTGCCAGGACCGTGTTGGTAGTTAG
- a CDS encoding phage terminase small subunit-related protein — protein sequence MNMKQLRKRSSKRPEDIASELGVAISTVRNWEQLKNAPRMTPKGLQHLMLVYDCSFEELLEAEKEMEAAQVEKEMEAAQ from the coding sequence ATGAATATGAAGCAACTTAGAAAGAGATCCAGTAAGCGACCCGAAGATATAGCTTCAGAACTTGGTGTAGCTATTTCTACCGTCAGGAATTGGGAGCAACTAAAAAATGCCCCTAGGATGACACCAAAGGGCTTGCAGCATTTAATGCTTGTATATGATTGCTCCTTTGAGGAACTGCTTGAAGCTGAGAAGGAAATGGAGGCTGCACAAGTTGAGAAGGAAATGGAGGCAGCGCAATGA
- a CDS encoding cell division protein SepF yields MHNLTPFPGTSLTEIFLSNPKSFSDADTAISHLKAGELILVNSKHLAGDSAQRIIDYLAGSVQSLDGQFTEVGNGVYLFSPPTIPTQKFSSPPSKK; encoded by the coding sequence ATGCATAACTTGACACCATTTCCTGGAACTTCTCTTACAGAAATTTTCCTTTCAAATCCTAAATCTTTTAGTGATGCTGATACAGCTATTTCCCATCTGAAGGCTGGTGAACTTATCCTTGTAAACTCAAAGCATCTGGCAGGTGATTCAGCTCAAAGGATTATTGACTATTTAGCTGGTAGTGTTCAATCGTTAGATGGGCAATTTACTGAAGTTGGCAATGGAGTGTATTTGTTCTCACCACCAACTATTCCAACTCAAAAATTCTCAAGTCCCCCTTCTAAAAAATAG
- a CDS encoding CU044_2847 family protein, whose translation MSKAKLTFQHKEEISEIEVDLNIMAAPGDDDIQEYGLNRNTIIKLDAARQLMFDYTEYVVTAFQNFSKAEVEELTFKFGLNMGGKAGIPFITEGTVGGNLEVEVKCKFPN comes from the coding sequence ATGTCTAAAGCAAAACTTACATTCCAGCATAAAGAAGAAATTAGTGAAATTGAGGTTGATCTGAATATTATGGCTGCTCCTGGTGATGATGATATTCAGGAATATGGCCTGAATAGAAATACGATTATAAAACTAGATGCAGCTCGACAATTGATGTTTGATTATACTGAATATGTAGTTACTGCATTTCAAAATTTTTCAAAGGCAGAGGTTGAAGAATTAACGTTTAAGTTTGGACTCAATATGGGCGGCAAAGCTGGCATCCCATTCATAACGGAGGGAACCGTAGGTGGAAATTTGGAGGTTGAGGTGAAATGTAAATTTCCTAATTAA